The proteins below are encoded in one region of Paenibacillus sp. YYML68:
- a CDS encoding immunity 70 family protein, whose translation MAVGFKAGLLWYPVGQSDFLHSFFSTISYHLEPQGWGTRYPYLMNQLYYSKVHHKNLQLLLSEVVEVREKLKDYSPSQAIWDIEDLSKQPPWGNDISEEITSLENYFVTYDGKDLFDRFIRAIHEALELKLDLGIHES comes from the coding sequence ATGGCAGTTGGTTTCAAGGCAGGCTTGTTATGGTATCCGGTTGGTCAAAGTGACTTTTTGCATTCCTTCTTTTCAACAATTTCTTATCATCTCGAGCCTCAAGGCTGGGGAACGAGATATCCATACCTAATGAACCAACTATATTATAGTAAGGTTCATCATAAGAATCTTCAGCTACTATTAAGCGAAGTAGTTGAGGTTAGAGAAAAGTTAAAAGACTATTCTCCTTCACAAGCTATTTGGGACATTGAAGATCTTTCAAAACAACCGCCTTGGGGAAATGATATCAGTGAGGAGATCACTAGTCTTGAAAATTATTTTGTCACTTACGATGGGAAGGATTTGTTTGATCGATTTATTCGGGCAATTCATGAAGCTTTAGAATTAAAATTAGACCTTGGAATACATGAATCATAG
- a CDS encoding immunity 70 family protein, with amino-acid sequence MAVGFKVNFFWFPVGTGDFLHSFFSTISYHLESEGWGTRYPYLINQVYNGKLGSYDVANVRAELMEIRERLTEYSSSQVIWDIEDLSKQPPWGTNISKEITSLSNYFVTNDGKDLFDVFLEALNCASKYDFDLEIHIV; translated from the coding sequence TTGGCCGTTGGCTTTAAAGTAAACTTCTTCTGGTTTCCAGTTGGCACAGGTGACTTTTTACATTCATTTTTTTCAACAATTAGTTACCATCTAGAATCAGAAGGATGGGGGACAAGGTACCCTTATTTGATAAATCAGGTATATAATGGTAAGTTAGGAAGCTATGATGTTGCAAATGTACGAGCTGAGCTTATGGAAATAAGGGAAAGGCTAACAGAATACTCGTCGTCGCAAGTAATATGGGATATTGAAGATCTTTCAAAGCAACCACCATGGGGAACTAATATTAGTAAGGAAATTACCTCCTTATCAAACTATTTTGTTACAAATGATGGTAAAGATTTGTTCGACGTATTCTTGGAAGCATTAAATTGTGCATCCAAGTATGACTTTGATCTTGAGATACATATCGTATAA
- a CDS encoding glycoside hydrolase family 88 protein, which yields MAQLHEQWKEAAQLQGILPEVWEQLQVKVDRMIGQLGDKSPHVAKDDGIYDDMRLDWWTSGFWPGILWILYDMTGKEHYKTAAWEWDIRLERKFTEDNNFHHDVGFQFLPTAVIKHQLTGCSDALRRAVYAANFLAGRFNYAGKFLRAWNQDKRGWAIVDSSMNLSLLFWAAAQLEDPRFEQVGRMHAETVVNHFIRPDGSVNHILSFDPASGELIESLGGQGAGPSSAWSRGASWALHGMANVYRYTGDTKYLEAAQRVAHFFIACLPEDAVPHWDFRAADSLDDEPRDTSAAACAASGLLELAEALPGAAGLPYRRAAERILLSLTTHYATWDEPNHEAILIAGTGHKPAGQNIDVSLIYGDYYYVESMAKLMGWKRRIF from the coding sequence ATGGCACAGCTACATGAGCAATGGAAGGAAGCAGCCCAGCTGCAGGGCATCTTGCCCGAGGTGTGGGAGCAGCTGCAGGTGAAGGTCGATCGGATGATCGGACAGCTCGGGGACAAGTCACCGCACGTGGCGAAGGACGACGGCATCTACGACGATATGCGTCTCGATTGGTGGACGTCGGGCTTCTGGCCGGGCATCCTGTGGATTCTATACGACATGACAGGCAAGGAGCATTATAAGACAGCGGCTTGGGAATGGGATATTCGTCTGGAGCGCAAGTTCACCGAGGACAACAACTTCCACCACGATGTCGGATTCCAGTTCTTGCCGACCGCTGTCATTAAGCATCAGCTTACAGGCTGCAGCGATGCGCTGCGTCGGGCGGTCTATGCCGCTAACTTCTTGGCTGGACGGTTCAATTATGCAGGCAAGTTCCTGCGGGCCTGGAATCAGGACAAGCGGGGCTGGGCGATCGTGGACTCGTCGATGAACTTATCGCTCTTGTTCTGGGCGGCGGCTCAGCTGGAGGACCCGCGCTTCGAGCAGGTGGGCCGCATGCATGCGGAAACGGTCGTGAACCACTTCATCCGTCCGGACGGCTCGGTGAACCATATTCTGAGCTTCGACCCTGCCAGCGGCGAGCTGATCGAATCGCTCGGCGGCCAAGGGGCCGGCCCGAGCTCCGCATGGAGCCGCGGCGCTTCCTGGGCGCTGCACGGGATGGCTAACGTGTACCGGTACACCGGGGACACGAAGTATCTCGAGGCCGCGCAGCGCGTCGCGCACTTCTTCATCGCGTGCTTGCCCGAGGACGCGGTGCCGCACTGGGACTTCCGCGCGGCCGATTCGCTCGACGACGAGCCGCGCGACACGTCGGCGGCCGCCTGCGCCGCGTCGGGGCTGCTCGAGCTCGCCGAGGCGCTGCCGGGCGCTGCGGGACTGCCGTACCGCCGAGCGGCCGAACGCATCCTGCTGTCGCTGACGACCCATTACGCCACATGGGACGAGCCTAACCATGAGGCGATCCTGATCGCGGGCACCGGACATAAGCCAGCGGGGCAGAACATTGATGTGTCGCTGATCTACGGCGACTACTACTACGTGGAGTCGATGGCGAAGCTGATGGGCTGGAAGCGGAGAATTTTTTAA
- a CDS encoding glycoside hydrolase family 2 protein, whose amino-acid sequence MRKKRLIDSWEHYTGSLGGVWEVWRADKLNNHYNVPWHTVTLPHTYNALDVMDPDTKYYQGPGWYRTRLTEHNPYPEGRTLLHFEGAGQRTSVYVYTQLVGEHLGGYDEFTVDITEAAASAGELERYEGEIPLAIVCDNSRELETIPSDASDFNLYGGLYRYVNLVHVPAISWKQLHVEPVLREDGTCSVQVRAELYNPLGKDDALDITVCIRNATGHLVAEQRMSTVPWEQSRAVLDTVLETPRLWSTTEPHLYQCKVILSSRYGITSQQTAFGVRSFEFVPHGPFKLNGERLLLRGTHRHEDHAGVGAAMTEEMIRTELQFIKDMGANFIRLGHYQQSRIVLECCDELGLLVWEEIPWCRGGLGGESYQQQCRDMLKSMIEQHYNHPSVILWGLGNENDWECDFDYFDQQQIRDFMQELHELSHALDPSRLTAIRRCEFCKDIVDVYSPSIWAGWYRGIYTDYESSSRQAFEHVRSFFHMEWGADNLATRHVEQPFTGFELIPRGEGQTDERDGDYLLIGGEPRVSRDGDWSETYFCDMIDWYLKAQEKMDWLTGAAQWSFKDFATPVRPDSPIPYLNMKGIVERDFTKKDAYYVFQSYWSEQPMIRIYGHTMPVRWGAPNESKLIRVYSNCDEAELFLNGVSLGRKKRDSQSFPCAGLRWESPFLAGENELRVIGWKDGVTVEDQHTFEYTTATWGEPVELKVHAEKQADGRVYVEARAYDAAGHFCADAMHFVRFGLSGDGRLLDNLGTVRGSRLMQLAGGRAGIYIDPHGALPAAITETGFFSAGGPASATEQRSSDSTSWRSVSVISVKCEGLPTAWVTWEE is encoded by the coding sequence TTGAGGAAGAAGCGCTTAATCGATTCGTGGGAGCACTACACCGGCAGCCTCGGGGGCGTCTGGGAAGTGTGGAGAGCGGACAAGCTGAATAACCATTACAACGTGCCGTGGCATACGGTTACACTGCCACATACGTACAACGCACTGGATGTCATGGACCCGGATACGAAATATTACCAAGGACCCGGCTGGTACCGCACCCGGCTGACCGAGCACAATCCGTATCCAGAGGGCCGGACGCTGCTTCACTTCGAGGGCGCGGGTCAGCGGACGAGCGTCTACGTGTACACGCAGCTCGTCGGCGAGCACCTCGGCGGCTACGATGAATTCACGGTAGACATTACGGAGGCGGCGGCCTCAGCCGGGGAGCTGGAGCGCTACGAGGGAGAAATCCCGCTCGCGATTGTGTGCGACAACAGCCGGGAGCTGGAGACGATTCCGTCGGATGCGAGTGACTTCAACCTGTATGGCGGGCTGTATCGGTACGTGAATCTTGTTCACGTCCCTGCGATCTCGTGGAAGCAGCTGCATGTCGAGCCAGTGCTGCGGGAGGACGGCACGTGCAGCGTTCAAGTCCGAGCCGAGCTGTACAATCCGCTGGGGAAGGACGATGCACTAGACATTACGGTCTGTATACGCAATGCAACGGGTCATCTGGTGGCCGAGCAGCGGATGTCAACCGTTCCGTGGGAGCAGTCGCGAGCGGTGCTCGACACGGTGCTGGAAACGCCGCGGCTCTGGTCGACGACAGAGCCTCATCTGTACCAGTGCAAGGTCATTCTGTCGAGCCGCTACGGCATTACGTCGCAGCAGACCGCCTTCGGTGTCAGATCGTTCGAATTCGTGCCGCACGGCCCGTTCAAGCTGAACGGCGAGCGACTACTGCTGCGCGGCACGCACCGTCACGAAGACCACGCAGGCGTCGGAGCAGCGATGACCGAGGAGATGATCCGTACCGAGCTGCAGTTCATCAAGGACATGGGCGCGAACTTCATACGTCTGGGTCATTACCAGCAATCGCGAATCGTGCTCGAGTGCTGCGACGAGCTCGGCCTGCTCGTGTGGGAGGAGATTCCGTGGTGCCGCGGCGGACTCGGGGGCGAGTCGTACCAGCAGCAATGCCGCGATATGCTGAAGTCGATGATTGAGCAGCATTATAATCATCCATCGGTCATATTGTGGGGACTGGGCAATGAGAACGACTGGGAATGCGACTTCGACTACTTCGACCAGCAGCAGATTCGCGACTTCATGCAGGAGCTGCACGAGCTGTCGCATGCGCTTGATCCGAGCCGGCTGACGGCGATACGGCGCTGTGAATTTTGCAAAGATATCGTCGATGTGTATTCGCCTTCCATCTGGGCGGGCTGGTATCGCGGCATCTATACCGACTATGAGAGCAGCAGCCGTCAGGCATTCGAGCATGTGCGCTCGTTCTTCCATATGGAGTGGGGAGCGGACAATCTGGCGACCCGGCATGTGGAGCAGCCGTTCACAGGCTTCGAGCTGATCCCGCGCGGAGAAGGTCAGACCGATGAGCGCGACGGCGACTACCTGCTGATCGGCGGAGAGCCGCGCGTCTCCCGCGACGGGGATTGGTCGGAGACGTACTTCTGCGATATGATCGACTGGTACTTGAAGGCGCAGGAGAAGATGGACTGGCTGACGGGCGCGGCGCAGTGGTCGTTTAAAGATTTTGCCACACCGGTGCGGCCGGACTCTCCAATTCCTTACTTGAACATGAAGGGGATCGTGGAGCGGGACTTCACGAAGAAGGACGCCTACTATGTGTTCCAATCGTACTGGAGCGAGCAGCCGATGATTCGTATCTACGGCCATACGATGCCTGTACGGTGGGGAGCGCCGAACGAGAGCAAGCTGATTCGAGTGTACTCGAATTGCGACGAAGCCGAGCTGTTCCTGAACGGCGTCAGCCTCGGGAGGAAAAAGCGCGACTCGCAAAGCTTCCCTTGCGCGGGTCTGCGCTGGGAATCACCGTTCCTCGCTGGCGAGAACGAGCTCCGCGTCATCGGCTGGAAGGACGGCGTCACGGTGGAGGACCAGCACACGTTCGAGTACACGACGGCAACATGGGGCGAGCCTGTCGAGCTGAAGGTGCATGCCGAGAAGCAGGCTGACGGGCGCGTCTATGTCGAGGCGAGAGCCTACGATGCGGCAGGGCACTTCTGCGCGGATGCGATGCACTTCGTCCGCTTCGGTCTCAGCGGGGACGGACGTCTGCTCGATAACCTCGGCACGGTGCGCGGCTCGCGGCTCATGCAGCTGGCCGGAGGCCGTGCTGGCATCTATATCGATCCTCACGGTGCGCTGCCTGCGGCGATTACGGAGACGGGCTTCTTCTCGGCAGGAGGCCCGGCCTCTGCGACGGAGCAGCGAAGCAGCGACAGTACGTCTTGGCGATCCGTATCGGTCATCAGCGTGAAGTGCGAGGGACTGCCGACAGCTTGGGTCACATGGGAAGAATAG
- a CDS encoding AraC family transcriptional regulator, which yields MKLMNYMNLNRHPVQLSFHKDRSHEFVEIYHAHQGMEILYVHEGRGHIVVDKQIFELRPGALFYFRPYQLHRIRVNGLPEQPYIRSLFVFEPAALEAVLGAFPTLQSFLRQLYRDPSTPQQLGELPLSDIEGLLHYYSGALERCPPEQLLEEQLFFLSTLLQRIRSAWVQQSEASGAQAAHVGGKVQSAAEQMLEWLEDHYTESFELDQLAQAVHLTPNHVSSLFRRSVGSTITEYITARRIRQACWLLRTTDLAIKEVGEAVGYPNFSYFCQAFKRHVGQTPYRFKREEG from the coding sequence ATGAAGCTGATGAACTACATGAACCTGAACCGGCATCCGGTTCAGCTGTCGTTCCATAAGGATCGGTCCCATGAATTTGTTGAAATCTATCACGCGCACCAAGGGATGGAGATCTTGTATGTACACGAGGGGCGGGGGCATATCGTGGTGGACAAGCAGATCTTCGAGCTGCGGCCGGGGGCGCTCTTCTACTTCCGTCCGTACCAGCTGCACCGGATTCGAGTGAACGGACTGCCCGAGCAGCCGTACATCCGTTCGCTGTTCGTATTCGAGCCCGCGGCTCTGGAGGCGGTGCTGGGCGCGTTCCCGACGCTGCAATCGTTCCTGCGCCAGCTGTACCGGGACCCCTCGACCCCGCAACAGCTCGGGGAGCTGCCGCTATCTGACATCGAGGGGCTGCTGCATTACTATTCTGGTGCGCTGGAGCGATGTCCCCCTGAGCAGCTGCTGGAGGAGCAGCTCTTCTTCCTGAGCACGCTGCTGCAGCGCATTCGATCGGCGTGGGTTCAGCAGAGCGAGGCGTCGGGAGCGCAGGCGGCGCATGTTGGGGGCAAGGTGCAGAGCGCAGCGGAGCAGATGCTGGAATGGCTGGAGGACCATTACACGGAGTCCTTCGAGCTCGATCAGCTGGCGCAAGCGGTGCATCTCACGCCCAATCACGTCTCGAGCCTGTTCCGCCGCAGCGTAGGCAGCACGATCACGGAATACATCACCGCCCGGCGCATACGCCAGGCGTGCTGGCTGCTTCGTACGACCGACCTTGCGATCAAGGAAGTGGGCGAAGCAGTCGGCTACCCGAATTTCTCCTACTTCTGCCAAGCCTTCAAGCGTCACGTCGGGCAGACGCCGTATCGGTTCAAGAGGGAGGAGGGGTAA
- a CDS encoding AraC family transcriptional regulator, translated as MRIHTIIRSAVLFPGESERWHTHKYDFIYIQSDHAVHIHVNRIQVELNDKTPGLFQSSHGPFSIHNKNSRPVTLQGIKFTCGINMPRDFYLTDFERTPFEALLNEETPNENSCSRIIKLLQPMNKPPQTPNNRERIDPRLIQLNRYIRKNYNTPISLQELADYVGVHPTYLSNTYSKVFKISPILYLNQLRMKAAVELMEDNGLTIKEIAESVGYNSVPQFSLIFKRFHAMTPSQYRKHSVTPPPS; from the coding sequence ATGAGAATACATACTATTATTAGGAGCGCAGTCCTATTCCCTGGCGAGTCCGAACGATGGCATACCCACAAATATGACTTCATCTATATCCAATCCGATCATGCCGTACATATACACGTGAATCGTATCCAAGTTGAATTAAATGACAAGACACCGGGACTCTTTCAGAGCAGTCACGGTCCTTTTTCCATACATAATAAGAACAGCCGCCCTGTCACCCTTCAAGGAATTAAATTTACTTGTGGCATCAACATGCCTAGAGACTTCTACTTGACTGACTTTGAGCGTACTCCGTTTGAAGCCCTATTAAATGAAGAGACACCGAATGAAAACAGCTGCTCGCGGATCATAAAGCTGCTTCAACCTATGAATAAGCCCCCGCAGACGCCTAATAACCGCGAGCGGATCGATCCACGATTAATTCAGTTAAATCGATATATCCGGAAAAACTACAACACCCCTATCTCTCTTCAAGAGCTGGCTGATTATGTCGGCGTACACCCCACCTATTTGAGCAATACGTATTCTAAAGTATTTAAGATTTCTCCTATATTGTATCTGAATCAATTACGAATGAAAGCGGCTGTGGAGTTAATGGAAGATAATGGGTTGACGATCAAGGAAATTGCCGAGTCCGTCGGATATAACAGCGTGCCTCAATTCAGCTTGATTTTCAAGAGATTCCATGCAATGACACCCAGTCAATACAGGAAGCATTCCGTTACCCCTCCTCCCTCTTGA
- a CDS encoding acyl-CoA dehydrogenase family protein, whose protein sequence is MNFQWDNVEQFAQYVAQGERSFSDKINFLLDLKAHTYTCDSRISPLDYFEWVSRLSAVCPSTALSFSMHLYTQWGMQHIVPDELRDTILHTDSDDAKLFGSLNEPGIYFLREEQLNPEHFLIRAIQTDDGYVVNGVKKFVSLEPFVHFLPVYCYVENPRDQEARIAVLLLRKGAAGIHIQADWDTISMSESYSNSVCFDNVHVPHTDVLLKDKDALQQTNVFAYLFRLSISSVYYGIAQHAYQLALDYCKSKQVPHTNRTLSFFPGVQFSVAEIAMLLEGSRSQIIRYCELLHSYLEGKPSVDHIPIISLMTKEIVVNHAEQAVNLAMKIVGISSIAKHHVLSKLYQDVKAGQFHPPQSDVTYEMIAKHELGVLTHRSRWL, encoded by the coding sequence ATGAACTTTCAATGGGACAATGTCGAACAATTTGCTCAATATGTAGCGCAAGGTGAGCGATCCTTCTCGGATAAAATCAACTTCCTGCTCGATTTGAAGGCGCATACATACACGTGTGATTCAAGGATCAGCCCTCTAGATTACTTTGAATGGGTGTCAAGGCTGTCGGCTGTTTGCCCCTCTACGGCCTTGAGCTTTTCCATGCATCTCTACACGCAGTGGGGGATGCAGCATATAGTTCCAGACGAGTTGCGGGATACAATCTTGCACACAGACTCGGACGACGCTAAGTTATTTGGATCATTGAATGAGCCTGGCATTTATTTTCTAAGGGAAGAGCAGCTCAATCCTGAGCATTTCTTAATACGTGCCATCCAGACAGACGACGGCTACGTTGTTAATGGGGTTAAGAAATTCGTATCACTTGAGCCATTTGTCCACTTCCTGCCTGTGTATTGTTATGTAGAGAACCCGCGAGACCAAGAGGCGCGAATTGCGGTCCTGCTCCTGAGAAAAGGGGCTGCAGGCATTCATATACAAGCCGATTGGGATACGATATCTATGTCTGAGAGTTACAGCAACAGTGTGTGCTTCGACAATGTGCATGTTCCACATACGGATGTTCTTCTTAAGGATAAGGACGCCTTACAGCAAACGAATGTGTTTGCCTATTTATTTCGATTAAGCATTTCCTCGGTATATTACGGTATTGCTCAGCATGCCTATCAGCTGGCTCTAGACTATTGCAAGAGCAAGCAAGTGCCTCATACGAATCGTACGTTGTCCTTCTTCCCTGGCGTTCAATTTTCAGTTGCCGAAATTGCAATGCTGCTCGAAGGAAGTCGTTCCCAAATAATTCGATATTGCGAGCTGCTTCACTCCTATCTTGAAGGCAAGCCTTCAGTGGATCATATCCCGATCATCAGCTTGATGACTAAGGAGATCGTAGTGAACCACGCGGAGCAAGCTGTCAATCTCGCAATGAAAATCGTTGGAATCAGCAGCATTGCCAAGCATCATGTTCTTTCGAAGCTATATCAAGATGTGAAGGCGGGTCAATTCCATCCCCCTCAATCCGATGTGACTTACGAAATGATCGCCAAGCATGAGCTCGGTGTGTTGACTCACCGATCCCGCTGGTTATAG
- a CDS encoding acyl carrier protein yields the protein MTIPQVSMLEQVVTKKLSEVLNRELHLDQGADLRSEGLDSIKMIEFIVNLEVEFDIQIDDQDLLVENFSTVHKITTLLSQKYGV from the coding sequence TTGACGATTCCACAAGTGTCGATGCTCGAACAAGTGGTGACGAAGAAGTTAAGTGAAGTTCTCAATCGAGAACTTCATCTGGATCAGGGGGCGGACTTACGGAGTGAAGGTCTGGATTCCATCAAGATGATCGAGTTCATTGTCAATCTGGAGGTTGAGTTCGATATCCAGATTGATGATCAGGACCTGTTAGTTGAAAACTTCTCAACCGTTCACAAAATTACAACATTACTCTCACAAAAATACGGGGTGTAG
- a CDS encoding acetyl-CoA carboxylase biotin carboxylase subunit family protein, with protein sequence MSRFVILVESGNRGAEIPYFNKLGLQVIFLTSGVVPYDPHHIDQAAQFIADRGIIKYERLAEIIRELHHSHLIETICSTSDFFIPSVCQLCETYGYRSLSSSAAFTFHHKDRFRARQRELQYNVPEFYVFEDITAAVQFYHSSDQKVWIFKPVNGNESVAVQLIQSEQGLKDCYKQLQYLSRYTGALLKPSFILEEYIEGNLYSCEFMVSGDQLQVFGVTNRLMSRPPYFVELGYTFPIQGDIAQLVIEETKRFIQDFQYDFGPCHIEYIVSPDNRVYIVEVNPRLVGPPNPWMIDHALGISVFDSVCSLYVTGTISDNASYNHKYSACLEVTSPVEGYLNRLHLEGNYLNRDDVLVIVQQEQEAYIHRATSNTDILARILTVADSMDGAQRLAQEIYDRVRLEVNVKPLTLPKHDEWSI encoded by the coding sequence ATGAGTCGTTTCGTTATTTTGGTTGAGTCTGGCAACCGCGGCGCAGAGATTCCCTACTTCAATAAACTGGGGCTTCAAGTCATCTTCCTTACTTCAGGTGTAGTTCCCTACGATCCACATCATATCGATCAAGCTGCACAGTTCATTGCGGACCGAGGAATCATCAAGTATGAACGACTTGCTGAGATTATTCGTGAGCTTCATCATTCGCATCTCATCGAGACGATATGCTCCACAAGTGACTTCTTCATCCCTTCGGTATGTCAGCTATGTGAGACTTACGGATACCGTTCCTTAAGCTCCAGCGCCGCGTTCACTTTTCATCATAAGGATAGGTTCAGGGCTAGACAAAGGGAGCTGCAATATAACGTTCCGGAATTTTATGTGTTTGAGGATATAACGGCCGCAGTACAGTTTTATCACAGCTCTGATCAGAAGGTATGGATCTTTAAGCCTGTCAATGGGAATGAATCGGTAGCCGTGCAGCTCATTCAGTCTGAGCAAGGACTCAAGGATTGCTATAAGCAGCTGCAATACCTCTCCCGATATACAGGCGCCTTATTGAAGCCCAGCTTCATATTGGAGGAATATATCGAAGGGAACTTGTACAGCTGTGAGTTTATGGTGTCAGGTGACCAGCTTCAAGTATTCGGGGTAACGAATCGACTCATGAGCCGGCCTCCTTATTTCGTTGAATTAGGGTATACGTTTCCCATTCAGGGGGACATTGCACAGCTCGTTATTGAAGAAACGAAGAGATTCATTCAGGACTTTCAGTACGATTTTGGTCCCTGTCATATCGAGTATATTGTCAGCCCGGATAACCGCGTATATATCGTAGAAGTGAACCCGCGGCTGGTTGGTCCGCCGAATCCATGGATGATTGATCATGCATTAGGGATCTCTGTTTTTGACAGTGTATGTTCCTTATATGTGACAGGGACCATATCGGATAACGCTTCATACAATCATAAGTACTCCGCATGTCTGGAGGTTACTAGCCCGGTCGAAGGATATTTGAACCGATTACACCTCGAGGGGAACTACTTGAATCGGGATGATGTTCTTGTCATTGTGCAACAAGAGCAGGAAGCCTATATCCATCGTGCGACATCCAATACGGATATTTTGGCAAGGATTCTCACAGTGGCCGACAGTATGGATGGAGCTCAGAGGCTTGCCCAAGAGATATACGATCGTGTACGTCTTGAGGTCAATGTGAAGCCGCTTACGTTACCGAAGCATGATGAGTGGTCCATCTAG
- a CDS encoding ABC transporter ATP-binding protein, translating to MGLMMASAQVAIPTFIQLLVDDILPAQDVSRYQEILIVLTGVIALVIIATIVKHVADRKVQEWVAGDMQIGVFQKMRSLGYSFYEKHPVGEIYSLFHTEVEALQKIFRQYLPTIIQYAITFAVTFTFMVMLNWQLTLVFIPGIAIYYMIGPFFERKSAQYAKKLADSHAELNKKQYDSISALMELRAYGREKWNLDQLLERDRGTAEIDVIYFKLINYRGAFRRVAVYFSGVLMFIGGYYFVKEQLLTFGQFIAFTLLYYKVMFDLTILITNLTEQRVLLQQTIRLYEFMELTPDVVEIEHPVHLREVQGKIEFQNVRFGYTSSSDVVKNMSLVIQPGDKVALVGTSGHGKSSLIKLLSRFYDPQEGAVYLDGVNLTQLSLRQLRESIGYVFQETYLYGGTVKENIRFGKEQATDDEIIVAAKAASAHEFIMALPQQYDTIIGERGNKLSGGQRQRIAIARMILKNPAIVVLDEATSALDHESEAEVKQALDQWFHDRTMIAVAHRISTIQDFDKIVVIDNGQIAEAGTYDSLLENKGAFYQLLMGEKGNAADA from the coding sequence TTGGGATTAATGATGGCTTCCGCACAGGTTGCTATACCTACATTTATTCAACTGCTGGTGGATGACATTCTCCCAGCTCAGGATGTGTCGAGATATCAGGAGATACTCATCGTATTAACAGGTGTGATTGCTCTGGTCATCATCGCGACCATTGTGAAGCATGTAGCGGATCGTAAGGTGCAGGAGTGGGTTGCCGGAGATATGCAGATCGGAGTATTTCAGAAGATGCGCAGTCTTGGGTACTCGTTCTATGAGAAGCATCCTGTGGGCGAGATTTACTCCTTGTTTCATACCGAGGTCGAAGCCCTTCAGAAAATTTTTCGACAGTACCTTCCGACGATTATTCAATATGCGATTACGTTCGCGGTTACGTTTACATTCATGGTCATGCTGAATTGGCAGCTCACCCTAGTATTCATTCCAGGTATTGCTATCTACTATATGATCGGTCCCTTCTTCGAAAGAAAGTCTGCGCAATATGCCAAGAAGCTGGCTGACTCTCATGCAGAGCTGAACAAAAAGCAATACGATAGTATCTCAGCCTTGATGGAGCTGCGCGCTTATGGGCGGGAGAAGTGGAACTTAGATCAGTTGCTGGAGCGAGATCGAGGGACAGCGGAGATCGATGTCATCTATTTCAAGCTCATTAACTACCGTGGGGCATTTCGAAGAGTTGCGGTTTATTTCAGTGGTGTATTGATGTTTATCGGTGGATATTATTTCGTTAAGGAACAACTGCTCACCTTCGGACAGTTTATAGCTTTTACACTGCTATATTACAAGGTGATGTTTGATCTCACGATACTGATTACGAACTTGACCGAGCAACGGGTGTTGCTGCAGCAGACGATTCGCCTATATGAATTTATGGAGCTTACGCCTGACGTAGTTGAAATTGAACATCCTGTACACCTGCGTGAAGTTCAAGGGAAGATCGAATTCCAGAATGTTCGCTTCGGCTATACGTCCTCCTCGGATGTGGTGAAGAACATGAGCCTTGTCATACAACCAGGTGACAAAGTCGCATTGGTTGGTACGAGCGGACATGGGAAGTCCAGCTTGATTAAGCTGTTATCCAGATTTTATGACCCGCAAGAGGGCGCTGTTTATTTAGACGGGGTGAACTTGACCCAGCTATCGTTACGACAGTTGAGAGAGAGTATTGGATATGTCTTTCAGGAAACGTACTTGTACGGAGGTACGGTCAAGGAGAACATACGATTCGGCAAGGAGCAGGCGACGGATGACGAGATTATTGTAGCGGCCAAGGCTGCTTCAGCTCATGAGTTTATTATGGCATTGCCTCAACAATACGATACGATCATCGGAGAGCGCGGGAACAAGCTCTCAGGTGGTCAGCGACAACGCATTGCGATCGCTCGTATGATCTTGAAGAATCCAGCCATCGTAGTCTTGGATGAAGCGACATCGGCCCTTGATCATGAGAGTGAAGCGGAGGTCAAACAAGCATTGGATCAATGGTTTCATGATCGAACGATGATCGCGGTCGCACATCGAATATCGACGATTCAAGATTTCGACAAAATCGTAGTCATAGACAATGGTCAGATCGCTGAGGCTGGAACCTACGATAGCTTGCTTGAGAACAAAGGGGCATTTTATCAGCTTCTGATGGGAGAGAAGGGAAATGCTGCAGACGCTTAG